The Clostridiaceae bacterium HFYG-1003 genome includes a window with the following:
- the eno gene encoding phosphopyruvate hydratase yields the protein MKQYVEIIDIFARQVLDSRAFPTVEVEVTLEDGTVGRAAVPSGASTGQFEAVELRDGDADYFNGKGVLKAVDNVNEVIAPELIGMNVLDQPLIDKVMIELDGTQNKSKLGANAILGVSLACAKAAAGFLGLSLYEYIGGVNAKVLPVPMMNIMNGGAHADNNIDFQEFMVMPVGAESFAEAMQMGAQIYVALKKVLKERKLATGVGDEGGFAPDLANNEEAIKVILEAIEKAGFEPGTDVMLAMDPAVSEIYEDGHYHLAGEGRKLTSDEMVDYWEDIVTRYPVISLEDGMAEEDWDGWKKLTERIGKKVQLVGDDLFVTNVERLKKGIDLGVANSILIKLNQIGSLTETLEAIQMANRAGYTAVISHRSGETEDTTIADLSVAVNAGQIKTGAPARSERVAKYNQLLRIEEELEEIAEYKGLDSFFNIKR from the coding sequence ATGAAACAGTATGTAGAAATCATTGACATTTTCGCAAGACAGGTGCTCGATTCCAGGGCTTTCCCAACCGTTGAGGTGGAAGTTACTCTGGAGGACGGAACCGTCGGCCGGGCCGCCGTTCCATCCGGTGCATCCACCGGACAGTTTGAAGCAGTGGAGCTGCGCGACGGCGATGCCGATTATTTCAATGGCAAGGGTGTGCTCAAGGCAGTGGACAACGTCAATGAAGTGATCGCTCCGGAACTGATCGGAATGAATGTTCTGGATCAGCCGCTCATTGACAAGGTCATGATCGAACTGGACGGTACCCAGAACAAGAGCAAGCTTGGCGCCAACGCGATCCTGGGTGTTTCTCTGGCCTGCGCCAAGGCTGCTGCCGGATTCCTTGGCCTGTCCCTGTATGAATACATTGGCGGAGTCAACGCCAAAGTACTGCCGGTTCCGATGATGAACATCATGAATGGCGGAGCTCATGCCGACAACAACATCGATTTCCAGGAATTCATGGTGATGCCGGTTGGAGCAGAATCCTTCGCCGAAGCCATGCAGATGGGAGCCCAGATCTACGTTGCTCTGAAGAAAGTCCTGAAGGAACGCAAGCTGGCGACAGGTGTCGGCGATGAAGGTGGCTTTGCTCCTGACCTGGCCAACAATGAGGAAGCAATCAAGGTCATTCTGGAAGCCATCGAGAAAGCCGGTTTCGAGCCGGGCACCGATGTTATGCTGGCCATGGATCCCGCCGTTTCCGAAATCTATGAAGACGGTCATTACCATCTGGCCGGAGAAGGCCGTAAGCTGACATCCGATGAAATGGTGGATTATTGGGAAGACATCGTCACCCGGTATCCGGTGATTTCACTGGAAGACGGGATGGCAGAAGAGGACTGGGATGGCTGGAAGAAGCTGACCGAACGGATCGGAAAGAAAGTTCAGCTGGTAGGCGACGACTTGTTCGTTACCAACGTGGAACGGCTGAAGAAGGGCATTGACCTGGGCGTAGCCAACTCCATCCTGATCAAGCTTAATCAGATCGGTTCCCTGACGGAAACTCTGGAAGCCATTCAGATGGCCAACCGGGCAGGCTACACCGCGGTCATTTCCCACCGGTCCGGTGAAACCGAGGATACCACCATCGCCGATCTGTCCGTAGCAGTCAATGCCGGTCAGATCAAGACCGGAGCTCCGGCACGGTCCGAGCGGGTTGCCAAATACAATCAGCTGCTTCGCATTGAGGAAGAACTGGAAGAAATCGCCGAGTACAAGGGCCTGGATTCCTTCTTCAACATCAAGCGCTAA
- a CDS encoding ferritin, with the protein MALSEKLLDMFNQQIKHEYDSRNVYFGMESYLREQNWDGFANFFHIQAEEEMAHCRFFMEYIAFVGHKWEMRELKAQTNEYESVLDVFKKGLEHEKFITACIKDLYDQAVLDKDYHAQKFLSWYIEEQAEEEDNFTTWVAKLERAQTGPGLTLLDGEAGARMFNPPANPPVKPL; encoded by the coding sequence ATGGCATTAAGTGAAAAACTGCTGGATATGTTTAACCAGCAGATCAAGCATGAGTATGACTCAAGAAATGTTTATTTTGGCATGGAATCCTATTTAAGAGAACAGAACTGGGACGGCTTCGCCAACTTCTTCCACATTCAGGCGGAAGAGGAAATGGCACACTGCCGGTTCTTCATGGAATACATCGCCTTTGTCGGACATAAGTGGGAAATGAGAGAGCTCAAGGCTCAGACCAACGAATATGAATCCGTTCTGGATGTATTCAAGAAAGGTCTGGAACATGAGAAATTCATCACCGCCTGCATTAAGGACCTGTATGATCAGGCCGTTCTGGACAAGGATTACCATGCTCAGAAATTCCTCTCCTGGTACATCGAGGAACAGGCTGAAGAAGAAGACAACTTCACCACCTGGGTAGCCAAGCTGGAACGGGCTCAAACCGGACCAGGCCTGACCCTCCTTGATGGAGAGGCGGGTGCTCGGATGTTTAATCCCCCGGCAAATCCCCCGGTAAAACCTCTGTAA
- a CDS encoding DUF1002 domain-containing protein, with protein MKQGIIRMISGLILAVSVAAAPIAAKAELNVAETPWSKPTFVYGAGLNSQEILTTANHLGISGEDLLQMNIDSKDIQRYIGKTASDKGMISSALVTRLKDGEGVKVEIKTPDNITEITEIMYANAAITAGIKDIRIDVAAVRPVTGSSALTGVYKAMEANGVLLDEDRMVVAQDELDTVNDITQENTDNDKFSIKNFDQVIINIKNELNIFYNNLPDDKKITREDVQKIVNDALAKNNLNGVLSQDQIDRLVAFFEKYSKTDAINSAEVITQLKDLSGNIVERAKELYGEAQASGLLDRIVQFFSDLFAAIASFFQNLTA; from the coding sequence ATGAAGCAAGGAATTATTCGAATGATCAGCGGACTTATTCTGGCTGTCAGTGTTGCTGCAGCACCCATCGCCGCCAAAGCGGAGCTTAATGTGGCAGAGACCCCCTGGTCCAAGCCGACTTTTGTCTACGGAGCGGGCCTGAACTCTCAGGAAATCCTGACAACGGCCAATCATCTGGGCATTTCCGGAGAAGACTTGCTGCAGATGAATATCGATTCGAAGGATATTCAGCGGTATATCGGCAAAACCGCCTCGGACAAAGGCATGATATCGTCTGCCCTGGTCACCCGGCTCAAGGATGGCGAAGGCGTGAAGGTTGAAATCAAAACTCCGGACAACATCACTGAAATCACAGAGATCATGTATGCCAATGCCGCCATCACAGCCGGCATCAAGGACATTCGCATTGATGTAGCAGCGGTCCGTCCCGTTACCGGCAGTTCCGCCCTGACCGGGGTCTACAAAGCCATGGAAGCCAATGGCGTGCTGCTGGATGAAGACCGGATGGTAGTTGCCCAGGATGAACTGGATACAGTCAATGACATCACCCAGGAAAACACCGACAATGACAAATTCAGCATCAAGAATTTTGATCAGGTCATCATCAACATCAAGAACGAACTTAATATTTTCTACAATAATCTGCCCGATGACAAAAAAATCACCCGGGAAGATGTTCAGAAGATCGTCAATGACGCCCTGGCCAAAAACAATCTGAATGGTGTCCTGTCTCAGGATCAGATCGACCGCCTGGTCGCCTTCTTTGAAAAGTACTCAAAAACGGATGCCATCAATTCTGCGGAAGTTATCACGCAGCTGAAAGACCTCTCCGGCAATATTGTTGAACGGGCCAAGGAACTCTACGGCGAAGCCCAGGCTTCCGGCCTGCTGGACCGCATTGTTCAGTTCTTCAGTGATCTGTTCGCCGCCATTGCGTCATTCTTTCAGAATCTGACAGCCTGA
- the tyrS gene encoding tyrosine--tRNA ligase, with amino-acid sequence MSLTSEDRVAETERILGLIRKGTDQVVGEDDLREKLLQGRTLVVKLGLDPTAPDIHLGHTVVLRKMKLLQDLGHQVVIIIGDFTGKIGDPSGKSKTRVQLTDEEVRRNAATYFEQVFRVLDREKTQIKYNSEWLGKLSLSDSLAMAACVTVARMLERDDFKNRFESGTPIGIHEFMYPLLQARDSIALEADIEVGGTDQTFNLLMGRTLQKSFGQSPQAVITLPLLAGTDGVLKMSKSLGNYIGISEPARVMFQKVMSIPDHLIIRYFELVTDETPEAIAAVQTRLDAGANPRDEKLRLARTITRLYWSENETAEAERFFRETFSLGILPQDVPLLSIQSLEESEILQAIKRSTAISTSELRRMLDQSGIQVNGEKVTSLGSCESGDILKVGKKKFFKLDLRA; translated from the coding sequence TTGAGTTTAACATCTGAGGACAGGGTAGCTGAGACGGAACGGATTTTAGGCCTGATCCGCAAAGGTACTGACCAGGTTGTGGGAGAGGATGATCTCAGAGAGAAGCTGCTGCAGGGCCGAACGCTGGTCGTCAAGCTTGGGCTGGATCCGACTGCTCCGGATATTCATCTGGGGCACACGGTTGTACTGCGTAAAATGAAGCTGCTGCAGGATCTGGGGCATCAGGTTGTCATCATCATCGGTGACTTCACCGGCAAGATCGGGGATCCCTCGGGAAAGAGCAAGACACGGGTTCAGCTGACCGATGAAGAGGTTCGCCGAAATGCCGCCACCTACTTTGAACAGGTCTTTCGGGTGCTGGATCGTGAAAAAACCCAGATCAAGTACAATAGTGAGTGGCTGGGCAAACTGAGTCTGAGTGATTCACTGGCGATGGCCGCCTGTGTCACCGTAGCCAGAATGCTGGAACGGGATGATTTTAAGAATCGGTTTGAGTCCGGAACGCCCATCGGCATCCATGAATTTATGTACCCGCTGCTCCAGGCAAGGGACAGCATAGCCTTGGAAGCTGACATCGAGGTAGGGGGGACCGATCAGACATTCAATCTGTTGATGGGCCGGACCCTGCAGAAATCCTTCGGTCAGTCGCCCCAGGCCGTGATCACGCTTCCGCTCCTGGCGGGAACTGACGGAGTTTTGAAAATGAGCAAAAGTCTGGGCAATTACATCGGAATCAGTGAACCGGCACGAGTCATGTTTCAAAAGGTCATGTCCATCCCGGATCATCTCATCATCAGGTATTTTGAATTGGTGACGGATGAAACGCCTGAGGCGATTGCAGCCGTGCAGACTCGACTGGACGCCGGTGCGAACCCCAGAGATGAGAAACTGAGGCTCGCCCGGACGATTACCCGACTATACTGGTCAGAGAATGAAACGGCTGAAGCCGAACGCTTCTTCCGGGAGACGTTTTCTCTGGGCATTCTGCCGCAGGACGTGCCGCTGCTGAGCATTCAGTCTCTGGAAGAATCTGAAATACTGCAGGCGATCAAGCGGTCGACTGCAATCAGCACCAGTGAGCTGCGCCGAATGCTGGACCAGTCGGGGATTCAGGTGAACGGAGAAAAAGTTACCAGTCTGGGGTCGTGTGAATCCGGAGATATCCTGAAAGTCGGAAAAAAGAAGTTCTTTAAGCTGGACTTGCGAGCATAG
- the secG gene encoding preprotein translocase subunit SecG, producing the protein MATFLVVMEFILAIALIAFVLLQPSKQDGLRGFIGGGAQDTFFSRNKGRTSEVMYARATVIIAVLLAINTIFMHYFV; encoded by the coding sequence ATGGCAACTTTTTTAGTCGTAATGGAATTTATCCTTGCGATTGCGCTCATTGCTTTCGTGTTGCTCCAGCCGTCCAAGCAGGATGGATTGAGAGGCTTCATCGGCGGCGGCGCTCAGGATACGTTCTTCTCCAGAAATAAAGGAAGAACCAGTGAAGTCATGTATGCCAGAGCGACCGTCATTATTGCGGTGCTGTTAGCAATTAACACGATCTTCATGCATTATTTTGTGTAA
- the fabV gene encoding enoyl-[acyl-carrier-protein] reductase FabV, translating into MIIKPKCKKFICINSHPGGCAMNVKEEIDQARQSHLTDGPMNVLVIGSSNGFGLSSRICAAYSMGANTMGVFSSKPPSDRREATSGWYNSYALAKELKSLPTHHVDLNADAFDPQTKAQAIDILRREFPQGLDLVIYSIAAARRKVGDNLYKSSIRPVGEAVTTLDLDLESGVVREVQLQPASPEEVESTRKVMGGEDWALWIEALHEAGVLKPGCKSFAYTYIGSSQTKSIYNDGAIGKAKDHLAQTAQALSQSGRVNAQVISQPAVVTQSSSVIPSISLYMTILMEIFHQEKYDNSTQAHINRMMETCFLNTRPGHLVLNNEFELSEAIQQQVDKKWNSIVPGEILPEDIGNPERFRQAFLKLFGFGRTDIDYDADVEHYLV; encoded by the coding sequence ATGATCATTAAACCAAAGTGCAAGAAATTCATCTGCATTAACAGCCATCCAGGCGGGTGCGCCATGAACGTGAAAGAAGAAATCGATCAGGCCAGACAGAGTCATCTGACGGATGGTCCGATGAATGTCCTGGTCATTGGGAGTTCCAATGGTTTCGGATTAAGTTCCCGGATTTGTGCCGCTTACTCCATGGGCGCCAATACCATGGGCGTGTTCAGCTCCAAGCCTCCTTCGGATCGGCGCGAGGCGACGTCCGGCTGGTACAACAGCTATGCGTTGGCAAAAGAACTGAAATCGCTGCCGACCCATCATGTTGATCTGAATGCGGATGCCTTTGATCCGCAGACGAAGGCTCAGGCCATCGACATTCTGCGCCGAGAATTTCCACAGGGGCTGGATTTGGTCATCTACAGCATTGCAGCTGCCCGGCGCAAGGTGGGTGACAATCTCTACAAGTCTTCCATCCGACCGGTTGGAGAGGCCGTCACCACACTGGACCTGGATCTGGAAAGCGGAGTTGTACGGGAAGTTCAGCTTCAACCGGCCAGCCCGGAGGAAGTCGAATCCACCCGTAAGGTCATGGGGGGAGAAGACTGGGCATTATGGATTGAAGCGCTCCATGAAGCCGGTGTTCTGAAGCCAGGATGCAAAAGCTTTGCGTATACCTACATCGGTTCCAGCCAGACTAAATCCATCTACAATGACGGAGCCATCGGTAAAGCCAAGGATCACCTGGCACAGACCGCCCAGGCCCTGAGCCAAAGCGGTCGGGTCAATGCCCAGGTCATATCTCAGCCGGCGGTGGTCACCCAGTCCAGTTCGGTCATCCCGTCAATTTCGCTGTATATGACAATTCTGATGGAGATATTCCACCAGGAAAAGTATGACAACTCCACTCAGGCACACATCAACCGCATGATGGAGACCTGTTTTCTCAATACGCGGCCAGGTCACCTGGTTCTCAACAATGAGTTCGAGCTGAGCGAGGCCATTCAGCAACAGGTGGATAAAAAGTGGAACTCGATTGTTCCGGGAGAGATTCTTCCGGAGGACATCGGCAATCCGGAACGGTTCCGTCAGGCGTTCCTGAAGCTGTTCGGCTTCGGCCGGACCGACATTGATTACGATGCGGATGTCGAGCATTACCTCGTGTAA
- the rnr gene encoding ribonuclease R → MDEMKILDILKERQGKKSPTMDELASELNLEGKELTELIRIINNMEITGQVVKTKKGRLTLPENLGFFSGRIQLHAKGFGFLIQDKVEGEKARPDIFLPPDKTKNAMNGDTVLVKVDLKAYESGARDEGEVVRIIARNTTTVIGVYQESANYGFVVPEDKKIREDIFIPKGESLNAKNNDVVVCELTKYPSGDKNASGKVISVLGRKGDPGVDMMTVLAKYNLPQTFPQPVLDYVDRIPNVIPPQELERRRDLRGETIVTIDGADAKDLDDAISVVKLENGNYKLGVHIADVTHYVKEKSVLDEEALKRATSVYLIDLVIPMLPQKLSNDLCSLNPNTDKLTLSCEMEIDSHGTVKQSDVFESVIRTTARMTYNDVNAILTDHDEALTQKYEHLVPMFREMEALYEILNRKRMLRGAIDFDFTESYIVLDENGEPVDVRPFVRGVSNRIIEEFMLAANECVAETYHWQNLPFVYRIHEDPDPEKLQVFSDMATTMGVPIRFGGDIEPMDLQKVLANVKGTDAEHVLSKLLLRSMMQAKYSPNNLGHFGLAAKYYSHFTSPIRRYPDLQIHRIIKKQLNGQLAGPELERYHAVVAKTSLISSEMERVAEEAEREVDDMKKAQYMHARLGQVFEGVISSVTSFGFFVELPNTIEGLVHINTLPMDVMYDDRRMILTSDTYGTMSLGDRVRVQVAAVDVDNREINFEFLGRISEDGEFTKRKDHLDRDPLILGTFQKSKSRQTEPRKESKRKGPGFFEKKRKDNKKGNGKSGSKRKRG, encoded by the coding sequence ATGGATGAAATGAAAATACTGGACATTCTAAAGGAACGACAGGGGAAAAAGTCCCCCACCATGGATGAGCTGGCGTCAGAATTAAACCTTGAGGGGAAAGAATTGACGGAGCTGATCCGAATCATTAATAACATGGAAATTACCGGCCAGGTTGTAAAAACCAAGAAAGGGCGGCTGACCCTTCCGGAAAACCTGGGCTTCTTCAGTGGCCGGATCCAGCTCCATGCCAAGGGCTTTGGCTTCCTGATCCAGGATAAGGTCGAGGGGGAAAAAGCCCGTCCGGACATCTTCCTGCCTCCGGACAAAACCAAAAATGCCATGAATGGTGATACCGTGCTGGTTAAGGTGGATCTGAAGGCCTATGAGTCCGGTGCCCGCGATGAAGGCGAAGTTGTCAGAATCATCGCCCGCAATACAACCACTGTGATCGGGGTGTATCAGGAGAGTGCCAATTATGGCTTCGTGGTGCCGGAGGATAAAAAAATCCGGGAGGACATCTTCATCCCGAAAGGTGAAAGCCTGAATGCCAAAAATAATGATGTCGTCGTCTGCGAGCTGACCAAATATCCCAGCGGCGATAAGAATGCCTCAGGGAAAGTCATCTCAGTGCTGGGCCGTAAGGGAGATCCCGGCGTCGATATGATGACCGTGCTGGCGAAATATAATCTTCCTCAGACCTTCCCCCAGCCGGTTCTGGACTATGTGGACCGCATTCCCAATGTCATCCCGCCCCAGGAACTGGAGCGAAGACGCGATCTGCGCGGTGAAACCATCGTCACCATCGACGGAGCCGATGCCAAAGATCTGGATGATGCCATCAGTGTGGTAAAGCTTGAGAACGGCAATTACAAGCTGGGGGTTCATATCGCGGATGTCACTCATTATGTCAAAGAAAAAAGTGTATTGGATGAAGAGGCCTTAAAGCGGGCGACGTCGGTCTACCTGATTGACCTGGTCATCCCCATGCTGCCCCAGAAGCTGTCCAATGACCTGTGTTCCCTGAATCCCAATACAGACAAGCTGACGTTGTCCTGTGAAATGGAGATTGACAGCCATGGCACCGTGAAGCAGTCGGATGTGTTTGAGTCCGTCATTCGGACCACCGCCCGCATGACCTATAATGATGTCAATGCGATCCTGACGGACCATGACGAGGCTCTCACACAGAAGTATGAGCATCTGGTCCCGATGTTCCGGGAGATGGAAGCGCTCTATGAGATTCTGAACCGAAAGCGGATGCTGCGGGGAGCCATCGACTTTGACTTTACGGAAAGTTACATCGTACTGGACGAAAATGGCGAACCGGTGGATGTGCGTCCCTTTGTGCGCGGCGTTTCCAACCGGATCATCGAGGAGTTCATGCTGGCGGCCAATGAGTGCGTTGCAGAGACCTACCACTGGCAGAACCTGCCGTTTGTCTATCGGATTCATGAAGATCCGGATCCGGAAAAACTGCAGGTGTTCTCGGATATGGCAACGACCATGGGAGTCCCGATTCGATTCGGCGGGGACATTGAACCGATGGATCTGCAAAAGGTTCTGGCAAACGTCAAGGGCACGGATGCAGAACACGTGTTATCAAAACTTCTTCTGCGTAGCATGATGCAGGCAAAGTATTCACCGAATAATCTGGGCCACTTTGGTCTGGCTGCCAAATATTACAGTCACTTTACCTCGCCGATCCGCCGTTACCCCGATCTGCAAATTCACCGCATCATCAAAAAGCAGCTCAACGGCCAGCTGGCCGGACCCGAGCTGGAACGCTATCACGCGGTGGTAGCCAAAACTTCCCTTATTTCCAGCGAGATGGAGCGAGTGGCAGAAGAAGCGGAACGCGAAGTGGATGACATGAAGAAAGCTCAGTACATGCACGCCCGCCTGGGTCAGGTGTTCGAGGGGGTCATCTCCTCCGTCACCAGCTTCGGATTCTTTGTGGAGCTGCCCAACACCATTGAAGGACTGGTTCATATCAATACCCTGCCCATGGATGTCATGTACGATGACCGCCGGATGATTCTGACCTCCGATACCTATGGCACCATGAGCCTGGGTGATCGTGTCCGGGTACAGGTTGCCGCCGTTGATGTGGACAACCGGGAAATCAATTTCGAATTTCTGGGCCGGATCAGTGAGGACGGTGAGTTCACCAAGCGGAAAGATCATCTCGATCGGGATCCTCTGATTCTGGGCACCTTCCAAAAAAGCAAGAGCCGGCAGACTGAACCGAGAAAAGAGAGCAAACGCAAAGGCCCCGGCTTTTTCGAGAAGAAGCGGAAAGACAACAAAAAAGGGAACGGAAAGTCCGGTAGCAAGCGGAAACGAGGCTAA
- a CDS encoding DMT family transporter, translating into MKKDDSYYSGLVLLAAVLWGTTGTTQAFAPAGASSLSIGAVRLMVGAAALILAASFKGSMKDRRLWLNRFTLLAAVSVAAYQLLFFAGVRNTGVATGTIVTIGSAPIFAGLASLLFKRTNPGLLWLAATLMSVIGCVLLVTGGQAMEVNASGVLLNLGAGFAYAMYSAMSKELLKNYSAVTVTGTVFAIGSLLLLPVLITSDPSWLVSLRGLATALHLGLLATALPYLLYTMALARIPFPKAVTLTLAEPVTAALLGLLVLQEHLPPISLLGMGFVFSGLVILSAGQLLSNRFRQPKPGSSESQ; encoded by the coding sequence ATGAAGAAAGATGACTCATATTATTCCGGGCTGGTGCTCCTGGCAGCTGTTCTGTGGGGCACCACGGGAACGACCCAGGCTTTTGCCCCTGCCGGGGCCTCTTCGCTGTCCATCGGTGCCGTCCGCCTGATGGTGGGCGCCGCCGCTTTAATCCTGGCGGCCTCTTTCAAAGGTTCCATGAAGGACAGGAGGCTGTGGCTCAACCGCTTCACCCTGCTGGCCGCAGTCTCTGTGGCTGCCTACCAGCTGCTCTTCTTTGCCGGTGTCAGGAATACCGGAGTCGCCACCGGCACCATTGTGACCATCGGAAGCGCTCCGATCTTTGCCGGTCTGGCTTCTCTGCTGTTTAAACGAACAAATCCAGGCCTGTTATGGCTGGCGGCTACCCTGATGTCTGTGATCGGGTGTGTGCTTCTGGTAACTGGAGGGCAGGCAATGGAAGTCAACGCATCTGGGGTTCTGCTGAATCTGGGTGCCGGATTTGCCTATGCCATGTATTCCGCCATGTCGAAAGAGCTCCTGAAAAACTATTCAGCCGTGACGGTCACCGGAACTGTATTTGCCATAGGTTCCCTCCTGCTCCTCCCGGTGCTGATAACCTCCGACCCATCCTGGCTGGTTTCGCTGCGCGGACTTGCCACCGCGCTTCACCTTGGCTTGCTGGCTACCGCGCTGCCCTATCTGCTCTACACAATGGCTCTGGCAAGAATTCCATTTCCCAAGGCAGTCACCCTGACACTGGCAGAACCGGTAACTGCCGCACTCCTAGGTCTGCTGGTTCTGCAGGAACATCTCCCCCCGATCAGTCTCCTGGGCATGGGATTTGTTTTTTCCGGACTGGTAATTCTAAGTGCAGGTCAGCTTCTGTCCAATCGTTTCCGCCAGCCCAAACCGGGATCCAGTGAATCACAATAA